One region of Flavobacterium sp. GSB-24 genomic DNA includes:
- a CDS encoding carboxypeptidase-like regulatory domain-containing protein, translating to MFQKITCFLIVVMVGQVCLSQVQDRSVLNGKIASNTSDLEGVHVINAQTEETVTTDASGSFSILAKADDVLVFSSISFKEKRIMLKPEDFTNLNFAVKLTMVMYQLQEVVIKRYDNINAESLGIIPEGQKKYTAAERKLKTATALNATANAGTMAGGSISADPLLNFFSGRTAMLKKEVAVEKKEFFMKLLENMFSLDHFIDRLKIPAEYVKGFEYYAVENEKFTVILNSKNKTSTEFLLGELAAKYKEIIASENK from the coding sequence TTGTTTCAGAAAATTACTTGTTTTTTAATTGTTGTGATGGTAGGGCAGGTGTGCTTATCTCAAGTCCAAGATCGTTCTGTTTTAAATGGTAAAATAGCCTCAAACACTTCAGATTTAGAAGGTGTTCATGTGATTAATGCTCAGACAGAAGAAACAGTAACAACAGATGCGTCTGGATCGTTTTCGATTTTGGCAAAAGCCGATGATGTATTAGTATTTTCTTCTATAAGTTTTAAAGAAAAAAGAATTATGCTAAAACCTGAGGATTTTACCAATCTTAATTTTGCGGTTAAGCTTACTATGGTAATGTATCAGCTGCAAGAAGTTGTGATAAAACGATATGATAATATTAATGCAGAAAGTTTAGGAATAATTCCTGAAGGTCAAAAAAAATATACAGCAGCCGAGCGAAAACTAAAAACAGCAACTGCTTTAAATGCCACAGCAAATGCTGGAACAATGGCTGGCGGATCTATTTCTGCAGATCCGCTGTTAAATTTCTTCTCGGGAAGAACGGCAATGCTTAAAAAAGAAGTGGCAGTAGAGAAAAAAGAATTTTTTATGAAACTTCTGGAGAATATGTTTAGTTTGGATCATTTTATTGACCGCTTAAAAATTCCAGCAGAATATGTAAAAGGTTTTGAATATTATGCTGTGGAAAATGAAAAATTTACCGTCATTTTGAATTCTAAAAATAAAACTTCTACCGAATTTCTTTTAGGGGAATTAGCGGCAAAGTATAAAGAAATAATTGCGAGTGAAAATAAGTGA
- a CDS encoding GNAT family N-acetyltransferase, translating to MITIKEITSKETYAVRQPVLRKGKPIESCIFEGDDLETTHHFGLFDNINLIGIISLFKKINTIFAEQNQAQIRGMAVLETHQKMGFGEALVRHCETYCNENKVDLIWFNARTAAVGFYQKMNYHPLGKPFDIKDVGEHYLMFKKL from the coding sequence ATGATTACAATTAAAGAAATTACATCAAAAGAAACTTATGCAGTACGTCAACCCGTTTTAAGAAAAGGAAAACCTATAGAAAGCTGCATCTTTGAAGGAGATGATCTTGAGACTACACATCATTTTGGACTATTTGATAATATAAATTTAATAGGAATTATTTCCTTGTTTAAGAAAATCAACACTATATTTGCCGAACAAAATCAAGCACAAATTCGAGGGATGGCCGTTTTAGAAACGCATCAAAAAATGGGATTTGGCGAAGCTTTGGTTAGACATTGTGAAACCTACTGCAATGAAAACAAAGTTGATTTGATTTGGTTTAACGCCAGAACAGCTGCTGTTGGTTTTTATCAAAAAATGAATTATCACCCCCTAGGTAAACCATTTGATATTAAAGATGTTGGCGAACATTATTTGATGTTTAAAAAATTATAA
- a CDS encoding DUF6702 family protein — protein MKNKLVYCLLAVLFVLSSAFTFHKFYVGVFQVNYAAEKKMLQITSRIFIDDLNNAMEKKYHKKTFVGTSKETQADIDLLKKYLSENFLIKVNGQPKAITFLSKEVEADDVLVCYSRIKDVEKFKTLEISNTLLVDWNAEQQNITHISAFDTKRSVLFTESSRKEVLKY, from the coding sequence ATGAAAAATAAATTAGTTTACTGTCTGCTGGCAGTTTTGTTTGTATTGTCATCTGCATTTACTTTTCATAAATTTTACGTTGGGGTTTTTCAAGTAAATTATGCTGCCGAAAAAAAAATGCTACAGATTACTTCCCGCATTTTTATTGATGATTTGAACAATGCAATGGAAAAGAAGTATCACAAAAAAACATTCGTTGGCACAAGCAAAGAAACGCAGGCAGATATTGACTTATTAAAAAAATATCTCTCAGAAAATTTTTTGATCAAAGTAAATGGGCAGCCAAAAGCAATAACTTTTTTATCTAAAGAAGTAGAAGCAGATGATGTTTTAGTTTGTTACTCAAGGATTAAAGATGTAGAGAAGTTTAAAACATTAGAAATTTCAAACACTCTTTTAGTAGATTGGAATGCAGAACAACAAAACATTACACATATTTCAGCTTTTGATACTAAAAGAAGTGTTCTTTTTACAGAATCTTCAAGAAAAGAAGTGTTAAAGTATTAA
- a CDS encoding DUF445 domain-containing protein — translation METTIDQDISKVKALKRMKKNALSLLGVAVLLFIIAIYFKIPMLQAFSEAAMVGGIADWFAVVALFRHPLGIPIWHTAIIPTKKNEIGENLGNFVSEEFLNREKLEIKLDEFNFATKASDWLSQHENADKIANAVAVNIIPGILRTIKDEDVRRFIQVQFREKIEGINFGNWVAVALEPLQKGDLKNQMLTNLLEVMSSELTNNKDLIRQKVKASTPLLSFGLADKSITEGVFNGLQDFLNEAKKPESAVRLKIDEYIFDFLEKVKNSEEMRVKINDMILGFVGKKEVQDYINGIWDEIKLSITNDLNKGDESSIKNSISSLIQTFGNGIKEDPVMIDKINNFIKNDLLSILLNNKKVIGDLISSTVKSWDGKEVSEKLELEIGKDLQYIRINGTLVGGIIGLIIYGVEQVYHYFIV, via the coding sequence ATGGAAACTACTATAGATCAAGATATATCCAAAGTAAAGGCTCTCAAAAGAATGAAGAAAAACGCTTTGTCGCTTTTAGGAGTCGCAGTTTTATTATTTATAATTGCGATTTACTTTAAAATTCCGATGCTGCAGGCTTTTAGTGAAGCAGCAATGGTAGGCGGAATCGCCGATTGGTTTGCTGTTGTAGCATTATTTCGTCATCCATTAGGAATTCCGATTTGGCATACGGCAATTATTCCGACTAAGAAAAACGAGATAGGGGAAAATCTAGGAAATTTTGTTTCAGAAGAATTTTTAAATCGTGAAAAGTTAGAAATCAAACTAGATGAATTCAATTTTGCGACAAAAGCATCAGACTGGCTTTCACAGCATGAAAATGCAGACAAAATTGCGAATGCGGTTGCAGTAAATATTATTCCTGGCATTTTAAGGACAATAAAAGACGAAGACGTCAGGAGGTTTATTCAAGTTCAGTTTAGAGAAAAGATTGAAGGAATAAACTTTGGAAACTGGGTTGCTGTCGCATTAGAGCCTTTGCAGAAGGGAGATTTGAAAAATCAAATGCTTACCAATCTTCTTGAAGTAATGAGCAGCGAATTGACTAATAATAAAGACTTAATAAGACAGAAAGTAAAAGCTTCAACGCCGCTTTTAAGTTTCGGATTGGCTGATAAAAGTATTACAGAAGGTGTTTTTAACGGTTTACAGGATTTTTTAAATGAAGCTAAGAAACCCGAAAGTGCAGTTCGCTTAAAGATTGATGAGTATATTTTTGACTTTTTAGAAAAGGTAAAAAACTCAGAAGAAATGAGAGTGAAAATAAACGATATGATTTTGGGTTTTGTTGGAAAAAAAGAAGTCCAAGACTATATCAATGGAATTTGGGATGAAATAAAACTCTCCATAACAAACGATTTAAACAAAGGAGATGAATCTTCTATAAAAAACAGCATTTCAAGTTTAATTCAAACCTTCGGAAACGGAATCAAAGAAGATCCTGTAATGATTGATAAAATCAATAACTTTATTAAAAACGATTTGCTTTCAATACTTTTAAACAATAAAAAGGTAATAGGAGATTTAATTTCATCAACAGTAAAATCCTGGGACGGAAAAGAAGTTTCGGAAAAGTTAGAATTGGAAATCGGTAAAGATCTGCAATATATAAGGATCAACGGAACTTTAGTCGGCGGAATTATTGGATTAATAATTTATGGTGTGGAGCAGGTTTATCATTATTTTATTGTCTAA
- a CDS encoding carboxypeptidase-like regulatory domain-containing protein — translation MLLIFVQIGFGQKNNSKELLGKIMEQSTPIEGVNIINNTTQVATISDSDGNFSIAVREGDVLVFSAVNLDPLKRRITTEDLASNLLVVKMTAKEVELREVVVNENANITAENLGIIPYGQKKYTPAERKVYTANSTSVDKLLNAISGRTAMLKKEVNVEKKEALFRKLEYLFDENYYTERLKIPVDYIKGFQLFCVEDAEFAVSLNTKNKTMSMFLITDLARKYLTILENEK, via the coding sequence ATGCTTTTGATTTTTGTTCAGATTGGTTTTGGGCAAAAAAACAATTCTAAAGAGTTGTTAGGTAAAATAATGGAACAATCGACGCCGATTGAGGGAGTAAATATTATTAACAATACAACTCAGGTTGCAACAATTTCAGATTCTGATGGTAATTTTTCGATTGCAGTAAGAGAAGGAGATGTTTTGGTCTTTTCTGCTGTGAATTTAGATCCGCTTAAGCGCAGGATTACAACAGAGGATTTGGCGTCTAATTTACTGGTTGTTAAAATGACCGCAAAAGAGGTGGAGCTGAGAGAGGTTGTTGTGAATGAAAATGCCAATATTACTGCCGAAAATTTAGGTATTATTCCGTATGGACAGAAAAAATATACGCCTGCAGAACGAAAAGTTTATACTGCAAATTCGACTTCTGTCGATAAGCTTTTAAATGCAATTTCCGGGCGGACTGCAATGTTAAAAAAAGAGGTAAATGTTGAGAAAAAAGAAGCCCTTTTTAGAAAATTAGAATACCTTTTTGACGAGAATTATTATACCGAAAGATTGAAAATACCTGTGGATTATATAAAAGGATTTCAATTATTTTGTGTGGAAGATGCTGAATTTGCTGTATCTTTGAATACTAAAAACAAAACAATGAGTATGTTTTTAATCACAGATCTAGCAAGAAAATATCTAACAATTCTCGAAAATGAAAAATAA
- a CDS encoding M1 family metallopeptidase produces the protein MKKLSLLLLFPAMLVAQEKATTTPVRQQGKYDTNKFSQMYDLLATPNMFRTASGAPGPAYYQQQADYKIDVELDDKNSRLSGSETITYSNNSPDSLEYLWVQLDQNQARANGQTSLAEGEKINQVLPLDGFSSKYLKKDLERGFNIEQVKDAKGNALSYTINETMMRINLSSPLKPGEKISFSIKWWYNINNYRKEGGRSGYELFEKDGNKLYVIAQFYPRMAVYNDVEGWQNMQFWGSGEFALPFGNFDVNITVPADHVIDATGELMNRSEVFTAEQVKRYEQAQKSFDKPVVIVTQAEAEAAEKGFSEKKKTWKFSAKNVRDFGIASSRKFIYDAMAVKIGNRTVMAESVYPKEANPLWGETSTMVVAHTLKSYSSHTFDYPYPKAVSVSAEDQGMEYPMICWNYGRPDENGVTSREVKNGMIGVIIHEVGHTFFPMIVNSDERQWTWMDEGLNSFLEYLAEQELDPNFPSRRGPAKNIVPYMSGDQKFLEPIMSNSETIHQFGNNAYGKPATGLNILREVVMGRELFDYAFKTYANRWKFKHPTPEDFFRTMEDASAVDLDWFFRGWFYSTDFVDIGIKDVKQYYVSDTPTADIKDVKVRKGRFGYEKGPFVYLVSGDNAEVNQSKKKALKIEDFKPLADYVDQTFTAEEKASIKSPKYFYEVEFNKPGGMIMPILVEITYEDGSKDSYQYPAQIWRKSNETAKKVYATTKAIKSIQVDPKLLTADIDVTNNSWPKVETKSKFD, from the coding sequence ATGAAAAAACTTTCATTATTATTACTTTTTCCTGCAATGTTAGTTGCACAGGAAAAAGCAACAACCACGCCTGTTAGACAGCAGGGAAAATACGATACCAATAAATTTAGCCAGATGTACGATTTGCTGGCAACTCCAAATATGTTTCGTACAGCTTCTGGAGCTCCAGGACCAGCTTACTACCAACAGCAGGCCGATTATAAAATTGATGTTGAATTAGACGATAAAAATTCAAGATTAAGCGGATCTGAAACTATAACTTATTCGAATAATTCGCCAGATAGTTTAGAGTATTTATGGGTGCAGTTGGATCAAAATCAAGCAAGAGCCAATGGTCAGACTTCATTAGCAGAAGGTGAAAAAATCAATCAGGTTTTACCTCTAGATGGTTTTTCGTCTAAATATTTGAAAAAAGATTTAGAGCGCGGTTTTAATATTGAGCAAGTTAAAGATGCTAAAGGAAATGCATTGTCATATACCATCAACGAAACAATGATGCGTATTAATTTGTCTTCACCTTTAAAACCAGGAGAAAAAATCTCTTTCTCAATAAAATGGTGGTACAATATCAATAATTATAGAAAAGAAGGCGGTCGTTCTGGATATGAACTATTCGAAAAAGACGGAAACAAGCTGTATGTAATTGCTCAATTCTATCCAAGAATGGCAGTTTATAATGATGTTGAAGGCTGGCAGAATATGCAGTTTTGGGGAAGCGGAGAGTTTGCTCTTCCTTTTGGGAACTTTGATGTAAATATTACGGTTCCTGCAGATCACGTGATCGATGCTACAGGAGAATTAATGAACAGAAGCGAAGTATTTACGGCAGAACAAGTAAAAAGATACGAGCAGGCTCAAAAATCATTTGATAAACCAGTGGTTATTGTAACGCAGGCAGAAGCGGAAGCTGCTGAAAAAGGTTTTTCTGAAAAGAAAAAAACTTGGAAATTTAGTGCTAAAAATGTTCGTGATTTCGGAATTGCTTCTTCAAGAAAATTCATTTATGATGCAATGGCTGTAAAAATTGGCAACAGAACTGTTATGGCAGAATCTGTTTATCCAAAAGAAGCAAATCCACTTTGGGGAGAAACTTCTACAATGGTTGTAGCTCATACTTTAAAAAGTTATTCTTCTCATACTTTTGATTATCCTTATCCGAAAGCAGTTTCAGTTTCTGCGGAAGATCAAGGAATGGAATATCCAATGATTTGCTGGAACTACGGTCGTCCTGATGAAAATGGTGTAACAAGCAGAGAAGTTAAAAACGGAATGATTGGTGTTATTATTCACGAAGTTGGGCATACTTTCTTTCCAATGATTGTAAATTCTGATGAACGTCAGTGGACATGGATGGATGAAGGTTTAAATTCATTTTTAGAGTATTTAGCAGAGCAGGAATTAGATCCGAATTTCCCTTCGAGAAGAGGACCAGCAAAAAATATTGTTCCTTACATGAGTGGAGATCAAAAGTTTTTGGAGCCAATTATGTCGAATTCTGAAACGATTCACCAATTCGGAAATAATGCTTACGGAAAACCAGCAACTGGTCTTAATATTTTAAGAGAAGTGGTTATGGGAAGAGAATTGTTTGATTATGCTTTTAAAACGTATGCAAACAGATGGAAATTCAAACATCCAACGCCTGAAGATTTCTTTAGAACTATGGAAGACGCTTCGGCAGTTGATCTTGACTGGTTTTTTAGAGGATGGTTTTATTCAACAGATTTTGTAGATATCGGAATTAAAGATGTAAAACAATATTATGTTTCAGATACTCCAACTGCAGATATTAAAGATGTCAAAGTAAGAAAAGGACGTTTTGGATATGAAAAAGGACCTTTTGTTTATTTAGTTTCTGGAGATAATGCAGAAGTTAATCAATCAAAGAAAAAAGCTTTAAAAATTGAAGATTTCAAGCCTTTGGCTGATTATGTTGATCAGACTTTTACTGCTGAAGAAAAAGCTAGTATTAAATCGCCTAAATACTTCTACGAAGTTGAATTCAACAAACCAGGCGGAATGATTATGCCTATTTTAGTTGAGATTACTTATGAAGACGGTTCTAAAGATAGTTACCAATATCCAGCACAAATCTGGAGAAAAAGTAACGAAACGGCTAAAAAAGTGTATGCTACAACAAAAGCAATTAAGAGTATTCAAGTCGATCCAAAACTGTTAACAGCAGATATCGATGTTACTAATAATTCTTGGCCAAAAGTTGAGACAAAGTCAAAATTTGACTAA
- the pepE gene encoding dipeptidase PepE, with protein MKSIIIASTSTLHGGKYLEYLLPALKEHFKDCKTILFIPYARPGGITHEEYTQKAAEAFASINIEVKGIHEFENPQDAVKNAAGIFTGGGNTFLLVTQLYKNNIMQLLSETVKNGTPYLGSSAGSNICGLSMQTTNDMPIIYPPSFQTLGLVPFNLNPHYLDADLQSKHMGETRETRIKEFHAFNSIPVLGLREGSWLEVKGEKITLKGDLKARLFKKNETPQELETESDLSNLK; from the coding sequence ATGAAAAGCATTATTATTGCCAGCACATCTACTCTACACGGAGGCAAATACTTAGAATATCTTTTACCTGCTTTAAAAGAGCATTTTAAAGACTGCAAAACAATTTTATTTATTCCTTACGCACGACCTGGTGGCATTACACATGAAGAATACACGCAAAAAGCTGCCGAAGCATTTGCATCAATTAATATTGAGGTTAAAGGGATTCATGAATTTGAAAATCCGCAAGATGCTGTAAAAAATGCAGCAGGAATATTTACTGGCGGAGGGAATACTTTTTTACTAGTTACTCAGCTGTATAAAAACAATATCATGCAGTTACTCTCTGAAACTGTAAAAAACGGAACTCCATATTTAGGCTCAAGCGCCGGAAGTAATATTTGCGGTTTATCAATGCAGACTACAAACGATATGCCTATTATTTACCCGCCAAGTTTCCAGACTTTAGGATTAGTTCCTTTCAATTTAAATCCGCATTATTTAGATGCCGATTTACAATCTAAACACATGGGAGAAACTCGCGAAACAAGAATTAAAGAATTTCATGCGTTCAATTCGATTCCGGTTTTAGGATTAAGAGAAGGAAGCTGGCTGGAAGTTAAGGGAGAAAAAATTACCCTAAAAGGCGATTTGAAAGCGAGACTTTTCAAGAAAAACGAAACACCACAGGAATTAGAAACCGAAAGTGATTTGAGCAACTTAAAATAA
- a CDS encoding murein L,D-transpeptidase catalytic domain family protein, with amino-acid sequence MIYKIYPLFVFLLLSFGKDSKSTADLKTNAAVRTIAKVEKVTVDSKIESVYNTLNSNNFKMPELKTFSEALKGFYLLKEKGVIKKNILTLIDFSLSSNTKRLWVIDLTTNKILFNSLVAHGRNTGEEFASAFSNLNSSFKSSLGFYATGEIYQGKHGASLRLDGLENGVNDNARERGVVMHGADYVSESFIRDHKRLGRSQGCPAVPVEMTNEIIQLIKDKSCLYIYHPSRSFAMEERLIS; translated from the coding sequence ATGATTTACAAAATTTATCCTTTATTTGTGTTTTTGCTATTATCTTTTGGAAAAGATTCAAAAAGCACTGCCGATCTTAAAACGAACGCCGCTGTAAGAACGATTGCTAAAGTCGAAAAAGTTACAGTTGATTCTAAAATCGAAAGCGTTTATAACACTTTAAATTCTAATAACTTTAAAATGCCGGAACTTAAAACTTTCTCGGAAGCTTTAAAAGGATTTTATTTGTTGAAAGAAAAAGGAGTTATCAAGAAAAATATATTAACGCTTATCGATTTCAGTTTATCATCAAACACAAAACGTTTGTGGGTAATCGATTTGACGACTAATAAAATCTTGTTTAATTCACTTGTAGCTCACGGAAGAAATACGGGAGAAGAATTTGCTTCAGCATTTTCAAATCTTAATTCTTCATTCAAAAGCAGTTTAGGCTTTTATGCTACTGGCGAAATCTATCAAGGAAAACATGGTGCTTCTTTGCGTTTAGATGGTTTAGAAAATGGTGTAAATGATAATGCCCGCGAAAGAGGTGTTGTTATGCACGGAGCAGATTATGTTTCTGAATCATTTATTAGAGATCACAAAAGATTAGGCAGAAGCCAAGGTTGTCCTGCAGTTCCTGTTGAAATGACAAATGAAATAATTCAATTAATAAAAGACAAATCGTGTTTATATATTTATCATCCATCTAGAAGTTTCGCGATGGAAGAAAGGCTAATTTCTTAA
- the gpmI gene encoding 2,3-bisphosphoglycerate-independent phosphoglycerate mutase, translating to MNKKVILMILDGWGKSPDPKVSAIDNANVPFINSLYKNYPSAQLRTDGLNVGLPDGQMGNSEVGHMNLGAGRIVYQDLAKINLAVEHKTLAKEQVLIDAFTYAKNNNKKVHFLGLVSDGGVHSHTSHLRGLIDASQEYGLDQVYVHAFTDGRDVDPKSGAKYIHDLEDYIKDTPVKIASIIGRYYAMDRDKRWERVKLAYDLVVNGVGIPSTNAVASVLDSYAHEVTDEFIAPVVIVDEEQKPLATIVEGDVVIFFNFRTDRGRELTEALSQQDFHEQNMHKLNLYYVTLTNYDETYQNVKVVYNKDNITETLGEVLEKAGKKQIRIAETEKYPHVTFFFSGGRETPFEGESRILRNSPKVATYDLQPEMSAYELADALVPELNKGEVDFVCLNFANGDMVGHTGIMEAAIKACEAVDACAKKVIEAALANDYTTIVIADHGNCETMINPDGSPNTAHTTNPVPIILVDKQLKSIQDGVLGDIAPTILELMGIQQPNAMTCHSLL from the coding sequence ATGAACAAAAAAGTTATCCTTATGATTTTAGATGGTTGGGGAAAATCTCCTGACCCTAAAGTATCTGCAATAGACAATGCAAATGTTCCTTTTATAAACAGTCTTTACAAAAATTACCCAAGTGCACAACTTAGAACTGACGGCTTAAATGTTGGTTTACCTGATGGACAAATGGGAAACAGCGAGGTTGGACATATGAATCTTGGTGCCGGAAGAATTGTATATCAGGATTTAGCTAAAATAAACTTAGCCGTAGAACATAAAACATTAGCAAAAGAACAAGTTTTAATTGACGCTTTTACTTATGCTAAAAACAACAATAAAAAAGTACACTTTTTAGGATTAGTTTCAGATGGTGGTGTTCACTCACATACTTCACACCTTCGTGGCTTAATCGATGCTTCTCAAGAATATGGCTTAGACCAAGTGTACGTTCACGCTTTTACTGACGGACGTGATGTTGATCCTAAATCTGGAGCAAAATACATTCACGATTTAGAAGATTATATAAAAGATACTCCGGTAAAAATTGCTTCTATTATTGGACGTTATTATGCAATGGACCGCGACAAACGTTGGGAGCGTGTAAAACTAGCTTATGATTTAGTAGTTAACGGAGTAGGAATTCCGTCTACAAATGCTGTAGCAAGTGTTCTTGACAGTTATGCACATGAAGTTACAGACGAATTTATCGCTCCTGTTGTAATTGTTGATGAAGAGCAAAAACCTCTAGCTACAATTGTTGAAGGTGATGTTGTAATTTTCTTTAATTTTAGAACAGACAGAGGCCGTGAACTTACAGAAGCTCTTTCGCAGCAAGATTTTCACGAGCAAAACATGCACAAACTAAACTTGTATTATGTAACATTGACAAACTACGACGAGACGTACCAAAACGTAAAAGTAGTTTACAATAAAGATAATATTACCGAAACGCTAGGTGAAGTTTTAGAAAAAGCAGGTAAAAAACAAATCAGAATTGCTGAAACAGAAAAATATCCGCACGTAACATTTTTCTTTTCTGGTGGTAGAGAAACTCCTTTTGAAGGTGAATCTAGAATTTTAAGAAATTCTCCAAAAGTTGCCACTTACGATTTACAGCCAGAAATGAGTGCTTATGAACTTGCAGATGCACTTGTTCCTGAATTAAACAAAGGCGAAGTTGATTTCGTATGCTTGAACTTTGCAAATGGTGACATGGTTGGACATACCGGAATTATGGAGGCAGCTATTAAAGCTTGTGAAGCTGTAGACGCTTGCGCTAAAAAAGTTATCGAAGCTGCTCTTGCTAACGATTACACTACAATCGTAATTGCCGACCACGGAAACTGTGAGACTATGATTAACCCTGACGGATCTCCAAATACAGCACACACAACAAACCCAGTGCCGATTATTTTGGTTGACAAACAATTAAAAAGCATTCAAGATGGTGTTTTAGGTGACATAGCTCCTACTATTTTAGAATTAATGGGGATTCAGCAGCCAAATGCTATGACTTGTCATTCGCTTTTGTAG
- a CDS encoding L,D-transpeptidase family protein has product MKKFYSLVVICIFMGCKKDTPKPNPVIKKTVPAIILTDERKVEIDTATISTFKSETLKQFYIASENKTVWGNLEKRTYILSQLEKSDKLGLEPEDYKASQLKKFESKITSLNDTDLATYDILLTYNFEKYLNHLHKGKLDPKKLYTNWDLDEKVFDINTVLIKAFNRNKLDSIVENIQPKTQTYKQLLKALEIINTFPDEDIKNIESAEKITLNDTNPALINIKKRLLYWNDMTGKDSLTSIYNKKTFEAVKKFQERHGLAADGVIGAGTISALNYSKERRKKQIIANLERWRWYPNELAENYFIINIPDYSLNVVENQDTTLVRNVVVGTSKRRTPVITSYLKTVVFNPTWTVPPTILKEDVVPAMKRNRNYLAKKNITIYDSSGNVVDPIAWNENKPNRYRYVQSPGYSNSLGLMKILFPNHHSVYLHDTNHRNIFGRNNRSMSSGCVRVENPLELAKHILDEDGNWPQDRIDTIIASKKTMSFKITKKYALYQWYWTAWSKKNQLLFRADIYDLDSDLYAKLRN; this is encoded by the coding sequence ATGAAGAAATTTTACTCTTTAGTAGTAATATGCATTTTTATGGGGTGTAAAAAAGATACTCCAAAACCCAATCCTGTCATCAAAAAAACGGTGCCAGCAATCATACTTACCGACGAGAGAAAAGTTGAAATAGATACTGCAACAATAAGCACTTTTAAAAGCGAAACCCTGAAACAATTTTATATCGCATCTGAAAATAAAACGGTTTGGGGAAATCTAGAAAAAAGAACTTACATTTTATCTCAATTAGAAAAATCAGATAAATTAGGCTTAGAGCCTGAAGATTACAAAGCATCTCAATTAAAAAAATTTGAAAGCAAAATCACTTCTTTAAATGATACTGATTTAGCTACTTATGATATTTTACTGACTTATAATTTTGAAAAATACCTGAATCATTTACACAAAGGAAAGCTAGATCCCAAAAAACTTTACACCAATTGGGATTTGGATGAAAAGGTATTTGATATAAACACTGTTTTAATAAAGGCTTTCAACAGAAACAAACTTGATAGTATTGTTGAAAACATTCAGCCTAAAACGCAAACCTATAAACAGCTTTTAAAAGCACTTGAAATTATAAATACTTTTCCAGATGAGGATATAAAAAATATTGAATCTGCTGAAAAAATCACTTTAAATGACACTAATCCTGCTTTAATAAACATTAAAAAAAGACTTTTGTACTGGAATGACATGACTGGTAAAGACAGCCTTACAAGCATTTACAACAAAAAGACTTTCGAAGCAGTTAAAAAATTCCAAGAAAGACACGGTCTTGCTGCAGACGGAGTTATTGGTGCAGGAACCATTAGTGCTTTAAATTATTCTAAAGAAAGAAGGAAAAAACAAATCATTGCCAATTTGGAACGCTGGAGATGGTATCCAAACGAATTAGCCGAAAACTATTTTATCATTAATATTCCTGATTACAGTTTGAATGTTGTCGAAAATCAAGACACTACTTTAGTTAGAAATGTTGTTGTTGGAACCAGCAAAAGACGAACTCCTGTTATTACTTCGTATTTAAAAACAGTTGTTTTTAATCCGACATGGACTGTACCTCCTACAATCTTAAAAGAAGATGTTGTTCCTGCGATGAAACGAAACCGAAATTATCTAGCTAAAAAAAATATTACTATATATGATTCGTCAGGAAATGTTGTGGATCCAATCGCGTGGAATGAGAACAAACCTAATAGATATCGTTATGTTCAAAGCCCCGGATATTCTAATTCATTAGGATTAATGAAAATTTTGTTTCCTAATCATCATAGCGTTTATCTGCACGACACCAATCACCGTAATATTTTCGGACGAAACAATCGTTCTATGAGTTCTGGCTGTGTCCGTGTGGAGAATCCGTTAGAGCTGGCCAAACATATTTTAGATGAAGACGGAAACTGGCCGCAAGATAGAATTGATACTATAATTGCTTCTAAAAAAACAATGAGTTTCAAAATCACAAAAAAATATGCTTTATATCAATGGTATTGGACAGCATGGAGCAAAAAAAATCAGCTCCTGTTTAGAGCTGATATTTATGATTTGGACTCGGACTTATATGCTAAATTAAGAAATTAG